From Tautonia marina, the proteins below share one genomic window:
- a CDS encoding FG-GAP-like repeat-containing protein translates to MSRWRRRLGLTAVALALVGAALVGLDAWRVRVLLGVARAELAKGQVSLARDRLEALSADRPGAAGGAIDYWLGISESILGRPDAALAAFDRVPDRFEYDAIGAYHEASSNLRRGRLRLAETRLVGALNREESDRNPLRDLLKRLYLIEVRIEDAIRLMRSALDEADDPLPILKELADLERGSLPISGLAATLDEASRLAPDDDRVWLGQARLAMLGGRWDDAGRWLDRCEQADGVDAPVWIARLDWARGVNRPDEGFRALRHLGPEQIDPAERLTVRSWFAEQAGDTQAERTALDRLVALDPGATRALDRLARLAHGAGETERATRSSERKAAVARNLERYRWRLQDPESQRPADQAVVMTRLAESLGLEAEARAWCALALQGSPLHAGAREILARLDRRAIALAESTEDDASWDDLLAIAERARSTRPNDAVATVAFRDRAQDAGLEFTYENSETPYRRLPEPLGGGVALLDFDGDGWLDVYVVQGGAFPPDSETPCQDRLFRNRGDGTFEDVSEASGISEFPGGYGHGVTVGDIDNDGHPDLFITRWRSYALYRNRGDGTFEDITESSGLGGDRDWPTSAAFADLDSDGDLDLYVCHYVAWDERNPRLCRDQETGVYISCNPLEFSARPDHLFRNDGGRFEDVSEDAGIIDQDGRGLGVVAADLNDDGQIDLYVANDMTANFLWRNLGGMRFEEVAEEAGVAGNASGGYQAGMGVAAGDLDGDGRIDLAVTNFFGESTTSFRNLGDGLFYDSTKASGLEAASRSLLGFGLVFFDADNDGRLDLASANGHVSDYSPYFPYRMPAQLLLGAEGGRLVDVSDQAGPAWELPRLGRGLASGDLDNDGRVDLLLVSLGSPLALLRNETDGGSFLTLQLEGQASNRDAVGAEVTVIAGDHRQVAQRVGGGSYQSSSDPRIHFGLGRGGEHQGVEVVVAWPSGREDRHRIAELNQGYRVREGAASLEPLAP, encoded by the coding sequence ATGAGCAGGTGGCGGCGTCGGCTCGGTCTTACGGCGGTGGCCCTGGCCCTGGTCGGGGCCGCACTCGTGGGCCTGGATGCCTGGCGGGTCCGGGTGTTGCTCGGGGTGGCTCGGGCCGAACTGGCGAAGGGACAGGTGAGCCTGGCTCGGGACCGACTCGAAGCCCTGTCGGCCGATCGCCCCGGAGCCGCGGGAGGAGCGATCGACTACTGGCTCGGGATCAGCGAATCGATCCTCGGCCGACCGGATGCCGCCCTCGCCGCCTTCGATCGCGTGCCCGATCGTTTTGAGTACGACGCGATCGGCGCGTACCACGAGGCCAGTTCGAACCTGCGTCGCGGCCGACTGCGTCTGGCCGAGACGCGGCTGGTCGGCGCGCTCAACCGCGAGGAGTCGGACCGCAACCCGTTGCGGGACCTACTGAAACGTCTCTATCTCATTGAGGTGCGGATCGAGGACGCGATCCGCTTGATGCGGTCGGCGCTCGATGAGGCCGACGATCCGCTGCCGATCCTGAAGGAACTGGCCGATCTCGAACGCGGGAGTCTTCCGATTTCCGGACTGGCCGCGACGCTCGACGAGGCGTCTCGGCTGGCCCCGGACGACGACCGGGTCTGGCTCGGCCAGGCTCGACTGGCCATGCTCGGAGGGCGCTGGGACGATGCTGGCCGTTGGCTCGATCGCTGCGAGCAGGCCGACGGCGTTGATGCACCGGTCTGGATTGCCCGGCTCGACTGGGCCCGGGGGGTCAACCGGCCTGACGAAGGGTTCCGGGCGTTGCGTCATCTCGGGCCGGAACAGATCGATCCCGCCGAGCGGCTCACCGTGCGCTCCTGGTTTGCCGAGCAGGCCGGAGACACGCAAGCCGAGCGAACCGCCCTCGATCGCCTCGTCGCACTCGATCCGGGAGCGACCCGAGCCCTCGACCGTCTTGCCCGACTGGCTCATGGGGCGGGTGAGACGGAACGGGCCACGCGGTCTTCCGAACGGAAGGCCGCAGTGGCCCGCAACCTGGAGCGTTATCGGTGGCGATTGCAAGATCCCGAATCCCAGCGACCGGCCGATCAGGCCGTGGTGATGACCCGCCTGGCCGAATCGCTCGGTCTCGAAGCGGAGGCGCGGGCCTGGTGTGCCCTTGCGCTTCAGGGATCACCGTTGCACGCCGGGGCCCGCGAAATCCTGGCCCGGCTCGATCGTCGGGCGATCGCCCTCGCCGAATCGACCGAGGATGACGCGTCGTGGGACGACCTGCTGGCGATCGCCGAGCGCGCGCGATCGACGCGCCCCAACGACGCCGTGGCGACCGTCGCCTTCCGTGATCGTGCCCAGGACGCCGGCCTGGAGTTTACCTACGAGAACAGCGAAACACCGTATCGGCGCCTTCCCGAACCGCTCGGCGGGGGAGTCGCGCTGCTTGACTTCGACGGAGACGGCTGGCTCGACGTTTATGTGGTGCAGGGCGGCGCGTTCCCTCCCGATTCCGAAACTCCTTGCCAGGACCGACTGTTCCGCAACCGGGGCGACGGGACCTTCGAGGATGTGTCCGAGGCCTCCGGCATTTCCGAATTTCCAGGGGGCTACGGACACGGCGTGACCGTCGGGGACATTGACAATGACGGGCACCCCGATCTGTTCATCACCCGATGGCGCTCGTACGCGCTCTACCGCAACCGAGGGGACGGCACGTTTGAGGACATCACCGAGTCCAGCGGCCTCGGGGGCGATCGCGATTGGCCCACGTCGGCCGCCTTCGCCGATCTCGACAGCGATGGCGACCTCGACCTCTACGTTTGCCACTACGTTGCGTGGGATGAGCGCAACCCAAGGCTCTGTCGCGATCAGGAGACGGGGGTGTACATCTCGTGCAACCCGCTTGAGTTCTCCGCCCGGCCCGACCACCTCTTTCGGAACGACGGGGGGAGGTTCGAGGATGTCTCGGAGGACGCCGGCATCATCGACCAGGACGGCCGAGGCCTCGGCGTGGTCGCGGCCGACCTGAACGACGACGGCCAGATCGACCTGTACGTGGCCAACGATATGACGGCGAATTTCCTGTGGCGGAACCTGGGGGGGATGCGGTTCGAGGAAGTGGCCGAGGAAGCCGGGGTCGCGGGCAACGCCAGCGGCGGCTATCAGGCGGGCATGGGGGTCGCGGCGGGCGACCTGGATGGGGACGGACGGATTGACCTGGCCGTGACCAACTTCTTCGGCGAGTCCACCACCTCCTTTCGGAATCTGGGAGACGGCCTATTCTACGACTCCACCAAAGCGAGCGGCCTGGAGGCCGCGAGCCGCTCGTTGCTCGGATTCGGCCTCGTCTTCTTCGACGCCGACAACGACGGACGGCTCGATCTGGCCAGCGCCAATGGCCACGTCAGCGACTACAGCCCGTACTTCCCGTATCGGATGCCCGCCCAGCTGCTCCTCGGCGCCGAGGGAGGGCGGTTGGTGGATGTCTCCGACCAGGCCGGCCCCGCCTGGGAGCTCCCTCGACTGGGCCGAGGGCTCGCATCGGGGGATCTCGACAATGACGGACGGGTGGATCTGTTGCTCGTCTCGCTCGGGAGCCCGCTGGCCTTGCTCCGGAATGAGACGGACGGGGGCTCATTCCTGACGCTCCAGCTCGAAGGTCAGGCCTCGAATCGTGATGCCGTCGGTGCCGAGGTGACGGTGATCGCCGGCGATCACCGCCAGGTCGCCCAGCGCGTTGGAGGCGGCAGCTACCAGTCCTCCTCCGATCCGAGAATCCATTTCGGGCTCGGTCGGGGAGGCGAGCACCAGGGAGTCGAGGTGGTCGTGGCCTGGCCCTCGGGCCGGGAGGACCGCCATCGCATCGCCGAACTCAATCAGGGGTATCGGGTTCGAGAAGGGGCAGCCTCGCTCGAACCCCTGGCCCCCTGA
- a CDS encoding serine/threonine-protein kinase, whose amino-acid sequence MQAPLCDLIELPFDGLNRWSWPRPSPVVSVSASLATAILDSATVEMTSGPSVRNAPDSDHFLTHHGMTDSEIRGRRIGPYVLLEPLGAGSQAVVWRARADQPSPRVVALKILTGVRGLDPRRLARFRREAERGRRLAGLATLPVVDFGMADGVAYMAMPVVEGDPLSEVITRRRGDAEPTLGRPHWLNPLAEAVYLRAVLRIMEQIARALARAHAASVAHRDIKPANILVDRDRSSGGAYLTDFGLGRELNIATPEQLQDGAGTPLYMAPEKLRGGPRDERLCDIYALGVTLFEAVTLIRPFQVPNGCPLPALASCLLAQRPLRPRTVCPGLPRSLESLIERAMASDPSDRYPTAEALADDLQRFLVTF is encoded by the coding sequence ATGCAAGCTCCACTGTGCGACCTGATCGAGCTTCCCTTTGACGGGCTGAATCGATGGTCCTGGCCCCGGCCGTCCCCCGTGGTGTCGGTCTCGGCCAGCCTCGCCACCGCCATTCTCGACTCGGCAACCGTCGAGATGACCTCGGGGCCGTCCGTCCGAAATGCACCCGATTCGGACCACTTCCTGACCCATCACGGGATGACGGACTCCGAGATCCGAGGCCGTCGGATCGGCCCTTACGTCCTCCTCGAACCGCTCGGGGCAGGCTCTCAGGCGGTCGTCTGGCGCGCCAGGGCCGATCAGCCGAGTCCTCGGGTCGTGGCCTTGAAGATCCTGACCGGCGTTCGGGGGCTCGACCCGCGCCGTCTCGCCCGATTCCGCCGCGAAGCCGAGCGCGGCCGTCGGCTCGCCGGACTGGCCACCTTGCCCGTCGTCGATTTCGGCATGGCCGACGGTGTGGCCTACATGGCCATGCCGGTCGTCGAGGGGGACCCGCTCAGCGAGGTCATCACGCGACGCCGAGGAGACGCCGAGCCGACCCTTGGCAGGCCGCACTGGCTCAATCCGCTCGCCGAGGCCGTTTACCTCCGAGCCGTGCTCCGGATCATGGAGCAGATTGCCCGAGCGTTGGCCCGGGCTCATGCGGCCTCGGTGGCTCACCGCGACATCAAGCCGGCGAATATTCTCGTCGATCGGGACCGATCCTCCGGGGGGGCCTACCTGACCGACTTCGGCCTCGGTCGCGAGCTGAACATCGCCACCCCCGAACAACTGCAGGACGGCGCGGGCACCCCTCTGTACATGGCCCCCGAAAAGCTTCGCGGCGGGCCGAGAGACGAGCGGCTCTGCGACATCTACGCCCTGGGCGTCACCCTCTTCGAGGCCGTGACGTTGATCCGCCCGTTCCAGGTCCCGAACGGCTGCCCGCTGCCGGCACTGGCCTCCTGCCTCCTGGCCCAGCGCCCCCTGCGCCCTCGGACCGTTTGCCCGGGGCTTCCTCGGTCCCTGGAATCGTTGATCGAACGGGCCATGGCCTCCGATCCTTCCGACCGCTATCCGACGGCCGAGGCTCTGGCCGACGATCTCCAGCGCTTCCTGGTCACGTTCTGA